In Phocoena phocoena chromosome 3, mPhoPho1.1, whole genome shotgun sequence, the DNA window AGGGTAGAGGTAAAGAGAACAATTAAGAGGTCATTAGAGTAACCCAGGCAAGACGTTAGAGGTGGTCCAGGTGAGAGTGGTAGTAGAGTTGGTGGTGATGAGTGGTCAAATCCTGAATATATCTAGAAGGCCATGCCAGTAAGGTTTCCTGACAATTGgagagagtgtgagagagagaggaatggagGATGATTCCCCAGATTTTTTTTGATCTGAACCAGTTTCCATCATGTGAGATGAGAAGGCCATAGGTAGGACAAATGCGGGAGGGAAATTAGGGAGTTCACattggacatgttgagtttgacaTGTCTATTAGACAGAAAAGTGAAGATGTTAAATAGGCAGCTGGATATGCAAGTCCAACATTCAGGAGAAAAGTCCAGGCCATAGACATACGTTTGGGAATCACTATCATATAGATGAAATTATCCATCAAAACTTTAACAGTTGTTTGATCCAGTAATAATTCTCCCATATATCTAtcttaaaggaaaatttgaatattttcaaagatgaaaataCAAACTGTTTGAAATAGACACATACAGAGAAATCTAAATCTCATCAAAGAGGAAACAGCTAAATAATAACGATACACTCAAACTAGGGAACACTCTAAAGCAGTTAAAAGTAATGAATTTTATCTGTATGTACTAGTAGGGAAAGAGACTGAagacattgggttttttttttttttttggctgcactgggtcttagttgcagcactcagcatctttgttgcggcatgcaggctcttagttgtggcacgaggaCTTCTTAGTTGAGGCAGCAAATCCATATATAGAAAGGCCAGTCATTTTTCTAaccatttaacttaaaaaatttctttgaagaattttagtaattttttaaaaccacatttgagttttaatttcaaataataattattCTATGAGTTTAAGATGTTTAACTATACATATTCATACATTCAACTGACTTACTTCTTTCTGGAATCTCTCTAATGTAAGTTTTCTTTGCATTTGGTCTTGCACCCAAGGATCAGCTGCATATCCAGATTCTAGAAGAGAAGTCCAACAATTTGCCgcatctctctttgtctttgtaaGAACAATACGGACCATTTTTCTATcctctaaacaaacaaacaaaaatcacaaagaaatcaGAGTTAatcattaatttgtattttcaaaaatcattagGGAATCCTGACATACAATTGTTTTCAATACATTTCTTTTACTATATCTTCCAAAGCTGCAAATCTACAGCAGGGAGAAACATACTAATTTCcaagacaaaattaatttttaaacagattCTAAGAAATATAATAGATTACCCTTACCCAGAGTCCACGTTCCCTCATCAGCTATTGTAGAATCAAAGAGTTTGCcctgaaaaataaacatatgagtactaaaaataaagaaattccaTTAATTTTCATAAAGTTTTCATGATTTAAGACTTACCTTACTTCCCATCTAATCCACATATAATTACTCAATTTGTTTAGAGTAGGGAGATCAAATTTTATACCATTTCAACACACTGATAGGTGCTCAACCCTAAGTTCCCTCCTAGCAAGTGAAGCAGAACCTAGTTTACACTATGGAATATATACTACGACAAAGAACACAGGGCTCTCTACAGAAACATGAGGGCTCCTTAATTTTTAGAAGATGAAGAAATACTATTGATCACTGATTGGCCAAATGTGAAGTTAATATCTGAAATGCTTTAACTTTACCAACTATAATAAACTACAAGAAGAGCTCTCCTGTGGATATTAAGAAGAAATGATgtcttttaaaacaaacttttaaaaaactaaaaacagaactaccatacaacccagcagtcccactactgggcatataccctgagaaaactgtaattcaaaaagagtcatggggcttccctggtggcgcagtggttgagagtccgcctgctgatgcgagggacgcgggttcgtgccccggtctgggaggatcccgcgtgccgcggggcggctgggcccgtgggccatggccgctgggcctgcgcgtccggagcctgtgctccgcaatgggagaggccacagcagtgaggggcccgcatactgcaaaaaaaaaaaaaaaaaaaaaaaaagacaaaaagagtcatgtaccacagtgtccactgcagctctatttacaatagccaggatatggaagcaacctaagtgtccagtgacgaatggataaagaaggtgtggcacatatatacaatggaatattactcagccataaaaagaaacaaaattgagttacttgtagtgaagtggatggacctagagtctgtcatacagagtgaagtaaggcagaaaaagaaaaacaaataccgtatgctaacacatatatatggaatcttaaaaaaaaaaaaaaaaaatggttccgaggaacctaggggcaggacaggaataaaggtacagacatagagaatggacctgaggacacagggagggggaagggtaagctgggacgaaatgagagagtggcatggacatatataaactaccaaatgtaaaatggacagctagcgggaagcagccgcacagcacagggagatcagctcagagctttgtgaccacctagaggggtgggataaggagggtggggcggggccgcaagagggaggagatatggggatatatgtatatgtgtagctgactcactttgttataaagcagaaactaacacaccattgtaaagcaattatactgcaataaagatgttaagaaaaataaaataaaataaaaaaaaataaaactggttcAATCTCTTTGTAGGGCAAtgtagcattaaaaaaattttaaagcacatacTGTACATCTGACGTCAGATGAGTTGTCACTGATTTTTCAGAAACTCGTTTTAAGAAAGAACTAAGCAAAATATAAGTTTAAAAGAGAATGCATCTGCTAAAATCCATTTTGATTTGTTgtaggaaatgaaattaaaatgtcacattaaaaaaagaaaacacattcttttcatgtCAATACCAGTGGAAAAAAATCCTACTTGTCTAAAATCCTAGAGTTAAGAGTTATTGCTAAATTCCCTAAGCTACTGCAAATTAACTAAATTTACTAAAGTAAATTTGAAGTGTACTATTAAATCACCGTTCAGTAAACCCCACAAAATTGCACAACTATTCAGAAAGGTCATCAAGATCCAAGCTGACATAAATCAATGTCTTTCACATGaatcttccttttctctgagGCACTCAAAACACTTtcctataaaataataataactaacacgTAGTGTGAGCTTATTACATACCAGTCACTACTTACTCCAAGCTCTTCACTCACCATGCTATGCtgaaaacaatcctgagaaaggtACTATAATTACCCCACTTTGTGGATGAAGGCTTAAACAATGAATAATctcttgcccaaggttacaaaaCTGGAAAAATGACAAAGCCAGGTATCTTACCAAGTATCCCTTGACCATTACACAACACTGCCATCAAATATCTTGGGCATCTAATCTGCGAAAGAAATCTAACTTCAACTTAACTGAATTTAACTAtaaattttaacaaggaaaaaatgGGTACCAGATCCAAAGGGTACTGATGAGAATAAAAGGGATATTATTTTCTTCACAACCTCTTGACACTGCTTAACCACTCCACAAACGAGAATTTTTCtaatttcagatgagaaaataaatcaccTGACATCACCTTCGAATCCTCGTCCTGACGTCTTTAtcctttattttcatctttattttcctctaactgcctaaatatttattagtttaattATGACTCCCTACAAGAGCATAACCTCTCTTGAGTGCGGGAACATAATCTGGTTCGTTCACCGCTGTCCTACTAGCACCGAGATCAGTGCCTAGAAGAAAGTATAGGTACCATAAGTATTTGTTCCTTCAACGATCTAGTTAAGCGGTTCTCAGCTGAAGACCCGCAGAGGAACAAAACAGCTTCATTTGTCTTAGAAACAAAGCCAGGAAAAGTGGCGTACTCAAATTCCCACCTCAACTCAGGACTGGCCCTGAGGGTGGGGTCTCCGCAGACTAGTCTTTCCAAGGAAACTATGAACTCTAGCACTCAGAGATTTGAGGGGGCCGGGAAGAAACTGAGCACAAGCCCCAACCTGCCACTACCTTGAGTATCTCGCGGCCCCCCACGGCCAGCGCCACATGCCGGCTCTGCAGGCCGCACTGAATATCCTGAGCGCGAGTGCCTGGCGGCACCTGAACTTCAATGAACACCTCCTCCAAGGTCTGGTACCACTGGCCCCACGGTGTTGCGCACGGAACCACCCCACTGCGCTCCTCAAACGGGGCTGACATACTCCAGTCGCCTCTCGGCCGCGGTGACACCGAGAGAGCTGAGCGCACGCACGGAATATCCGCGTTCGGGCCACGCCCCGGCTTCTCCGCTCGGGTCACTACACATGCGCAGGAATGTAACCTGAAGTCTCCGCTCGTGttcgtttttccctttcaggggCCATTTAGGACGTTGGCAGGACCCAGGTTTAACGAACTGAAATCCGGAAAAGTTTACATCCAAGGAACGACGGGAGACACCTGGAACCAGCAAAGTCAGAATTCATTACACTGCCACCAACATGACGTCAAAAGCGACTGAAAATTCTTTGATGTGAACTGCGCTTGCGCAAATGCTGCCGGTGCTTAGTTAAAATTGAGTAACGCCAGTAGGGGTTGGACccgtggggagggggcggggcgagaGGAGACAGTAATAGTCTCCTATTGCTTGGTAGCCTAAACAGATCACCTAATTGGACGCTGCTAGAACCGAGTACGCATGCTCTAAGGATGTTCCCGTCCTGGATTGGTGTGTCCAAGGCCTTGGCTTTCCGATTGGTTAAAGTTGGGTGGGCGGGGAATAAGCGGGGAGATTTGAATTTGAAGCGAATAGGGCCTAACAAGCCGCAGGAAGTTGCCGAGGAGCACCCTAGAAACCTTCGGTTTTGTGCAGCGGGTCGTCAGCATGTCCTTTTCTAAGGCGCCCCTGAAACGATTCAATGACCCTTCTGGTGCGTACGGGGAAAGGATCTGGGGGACAGGAGATGCTCTCACGCCCCTTGCCCCTCTTGATTCCCTTCATCAGAGGCAAATAGAAGGCGATTTTTAGGGCTGGGATGGGGCTCACTTAATTGATTcattttcctgaaacacatgcTAAGGTTTTACTACATGCCAAGCACTATTCAGAATGATAAGGTTACAACAGCGAGCGAAGCAAAATCCCTGCTCCATGAAGCTTACATTCAATTGGAGAATGCAGCCAATAAACAGTGCTGTGGAGAAACTAAAGCAGAGGGAAGGGAATAGGAATTAGGAAGCATTGATAGCTGTTTGTTGGTCAAGTCCGAAGGCCtcactgttaaaaatatatatatatatttatttatttatttactattgcTTTTGGCTTGAACTTGTGGATTTCTTTTGGATATCCCATTCAGGCGTAAAAGAAGGAAGATTGGTAAAGGCAGTTTATGGGTGTAAAATTATGGCAGTAGCACTTAGTGAACACACTATAGATGAAGTAATGGGAGCTAATTTTGACAGTACCCCAGGCACCACACTAAGTCTTTACCTAGattattctattttaattccCCCAAATCCCtattgttcattattttattgataaaGAGATGGAGACTATTTGCTAAATGTTACACAATCCAAACTGTCAGAACTGGGGCTTGAAACCAGGCCTCCACGAACCCATCCTGTGCTCCTAACCACTGCGATGCAAAAGCACAATAACCATGAAGCCTTCCATGTGGTTGGTAAGGCATCCATCATTTAGTGGCTACTAACTGGATGCAGGGACTATGCTAAGGTCTTCCCTACTAGATCTGGTTTATTCTTGCCAACGGCCAGGTGAGGCAGGTACTgatattgtcctcattttacagctaaGGACACTAAGGGGGTTTGTAAGTGTACTGAGCAGCCTGTAAGTGACAGAGCTTAATATCAAAGCTCATGATTTATCCTTTATAATGTACACTTTTAACAGTCACTCATTACACTTTAATTTCTATTAGCtaaaatgcaaatggaaaagaCCTCTGCTCACAGAGGAAGGCCAAGGGAGCAAATGGATCAGCACAAGcgtattttttaattagaagacTCAAGAACCATATAATTTTCCAGACATTCAAAGAACCTACTCTAAGTTCTGTCAGCAGTGTGTCTTTTAAGgagatttgtttgtttgcttgctttatAATAGATTAAACTGCTTTTGCCAATTACACAAAATTTCAGGCTCACAGTTTCAAGAGTAATAAGTTACCATCTATttgatgctgtgtgtgtgtgtgtgtgtgtgtgtgtgtgtgtgtatgtgtgtgtgtcactgtAGTGATTTCTCGTATTACTCCAGAAATCCTAACAACAAAAGTATGAGGTAGATACTGTTTTGTGAATGAAGAATCAGTCTCAAATACAAATAACTTTCCAGGGGTCTTAAAGCTAGACTGGAAAAGGAGAGAGTATAATGTTCTTATTTATCATCTTCTCCCTATGACTGcaaagtacctggcatatagtattATCTATTGATTGGCAGGCAAAGCTGGATTTGAACATCGATCTAGCTGATTACTATACAAAACTCTATTCCCAATCCTACATCCCAAgtaactttctgttttctttgccaCACTGCCAAACTCAACCCTGAGCTAAATACTGAGGAAAGGGACATGATTGAGACTGTCCCTAACTTCAAGCAGTTTTGTCTAAGGTGGGAGATGGATAAGTACATTATTATAACCCATTACAAAACTGCAAGAAGTTCTGTGATAGTAACAATGCGTAGGCTGCTGTGGAATGGTTTCTAGCTTGATTTGGGGATTTGGAGAAAACTGGAAGAGGCGACCTCCAGGCTGAGATCTAAAGTAAGTAAGAGCCGGATCTCAAGTCAGCTTTGCATAAGCCCTCTGAAATGCCTTCCATTTGGGACTCCAGTTACATGAGGTTATACAGTATAAATTGCTGAAACATAGAAATATAGTCTAGCGTAGTAGTTTGTACTTTGCATAACATGGCTTTATAAATTTTCTGGTGTATTGATACTAGACAGAGATGGATCGTCACTAAATTTTTATTCCAAGCTAAATCTTGAGGGCTAGACATTTTTAGTAGCTTCATTTCTAAAATCTGCTGATGGTTACCTCAGTGAATCTCTCTGAGTAGAGTtgattccaaatattttatttcttatattcaaTCCTTAATAACAAAGCTGTATTGCTTGTTCTGACACAATTTTCATCCCAAAACTGTCTGTTGTTTTGCATGGTTGTCTGTGTTCCTTTGACCCAATTGAAGTAAAGGTCATTTGGGAAGATAATGATACTTATTATTCTTCACAGAGAAGCCTAATATCAAATGGGTGctatttttacatttgaaaataaaggaaacttttaaaaaaattttattggagtatagttgatttacagtgttgtgttagtttcaggtgtacagcatagtgattcagttatacatacacatatattcattcttttttagattcttttcccatataggttattacagaatattgagcagagttccatgtgctatacagtaggtcttgttggttatctattttatatagatatgtatgtgtgtatatgttaatcccaagctcctaatttatccctcctccccatgtttcccttttggtaaccataactttgttttcgaaatctgtgagtctgtttctgttttgtaaataagttcatttatatcattttttttaattagaaaaagaagcaatttattaatagtatttttacatttatattactttactatgacttttttttaactgaagtataattgatttaaaatattgtgttagtttcaggtgtacagcaaagtgattcaattatatttttttcagattattttctattataggttattataagacattgaatataattccctgtgctacacaggagatccttgttgcttatctgttttatgtgtagtagtttgtatgtgttaatcccatacacttaatttgtccctccccccttgctcccctttggtatccataagtttgtttcccatgtctgtgagtctgtgtctgctttgcatatagattcatttgtattaatttttagattccacatataaatatcatataatatttgtaagACATGTTTTTAACTTAAGATCATAAGTCACATTAGatgagattttaatattttatgtttcctcTAGGATGTGCACCATCTCCAGGTGCTTATGATGTTAAAACTTCAGAAGTATTAAAAGGACCAGTATCCTTTCGGAAGTCACAAaggtttaaaaatcaaaaaggtaATTgatcccaaaataaaataatggttatatGATCTTGTAAATTTTTAAGTTaagaaaacagtatttaaatGTAAAGATGCTGTAGTATTTCTAAAAATGTGAAGCTAcacctatatttaatttttcttaattgataGATTTACAAAAGGGTCAACTTCAGAATAACACTTTCATCATTACACTGTTGTATAACCAGGAAAATTAAGCAAGATGCCATAGAtatgtagttttccttttctctgttggAGAATATTAGAAAGAATATTAGGAAAATTAGGAAAGAGATGTGTAAAAAATATTGTGCAActaattatttgaaaatgtacaatcaagaaaagaataactttatatTGCTATAAGAAATTTGGGAATTGTGTTTTGTCTGTGGTTCAAATATGTAAGCACAAACCATGATCTGTACAATTTGTTTTATAGCAGAATCTCAACAAAATCTTAATGTTGACAAAGATACTACCTTGCCTGCTTCAGCAAGAAAAGTGAAGACTTCGGGATTAAAGGTAAGGAGCTCTTATATTCTAGCTGGTTTATAAActgtaatatgaaaatatttctgaaaggtACTGTATTTGACTAGAATGGGTTAAGTGTATAAATTAAGGTTATTGGTAAATCTGTAAATTAGTAAAACATTATCATTGGAACTCCAGCAAGCTTTACATACCTGCCTGTGTCATTACTAAATATATTGTGTTTAAATGTGCCCTTAGTTCAAAGTTACAAAATGGTCTCCACTTCTCAGTCATTTCTATAGCTGGGTAAATTTTATAATACTTAGtaagtctttaaaaattatgcaATGCTTTGATTTGTTAGTTACCATAATTTGAGttgttctggttttgtttgtttatttgttttggcagAAGAGTAAATATTGgcgaacaaaaaggaaaaaacattctaATGCCTAAAAGAGATCTAGTACTCAGAAACTGCCAAGGAGTGGTAGGAGATTAAATTCTTAATAACTTCATGTTATAGCTTGTGCAATAGCCTACTATTACGGTTTCCATTAGTTCATAAAGCAAGTTGTTCTTCCTTAAGGAGTTGCACAACTTGGTATTTTAATGTGAAAAGATTCAGAGTTGGGAAATCAAAGCTATAAATTAAGCTTATTCTTGTTCATTAATTTGGGGATTACCTAAGTCTTTTGTTCTATAAAAAAAGAGCTGTTGTCCAATATGGAAGTGATCAGCCacgtgtggctactgagcacttgaaagtGAAGAATTGaatttttagtattatttaattttaattaatgggTAGTTAAAAACTGATACTCAATTCTGTTGTTATAAAACTTAAATGTTTTTGGAATAACTTGGGTATGTGAATCTACTTTTTCATCTGTATATTTTGTGAAATCTAAATATAGAAAGCTATTTCTAATGAAAATTTAGCATCTGAATTGAGacgtgctgtaagtgtaaaatatacagCAAATTTTGAAGACCTagtaccaaaaatataaaatatcttgttaataattttatactaatgacatgttgaaataatatttttgatatcttagttaaagtaaaatgtattattaaaaattttaccttttaaatatggctcctagaaaatttgaaaatacgtACATagcttgcattatatttttatggGCAGCACTGATACAGATACCCTTTTCTTGGAAGTTGATGTAAATTTCTTGACTTGAATTTCTTGGAGAAACagttctgaaatttaaaactaaattacAAACAAGTTTGTGTAAAACTCCTACGTAATAGGCCTTCCTTGATAGAAAATGCTATCAGGCGTGAAATTAATAAACATGAGACTGGTGGCCCTTCCCCAACTTAGAAATATATGAAACACATTTTGTTCAAGGTGTTTATgacttttcttccatctttagaTGGAAAAGATAGATATTCTGTTTTGGGCCATTATCTCAGAAAGGCTATTGGatataaaaagatacataaaaataaatcttattgaGAATAAAGGCAATGAGTAGATTAGAATCAGTttgtattatttcagtttttctttatgtttttgcacttgtagttttttttcatatttgggaTCTAAGTTTaagttgatttctctttttttttttttttttttttttttttgcggtatgcgggcctctcactgttgtggcctctcctgttgcggggcacaggctccggacacgcaggctcagcggccatggctcacaggcccagccgctccgcggcatgtgggatcttcccggaccggggcacaaacctgtgtcccctgcatcagcaggcggactctcaaccactgcgccaccagggaagccctgatttctctttttaagagtcttttttttttctgagatagcatacttaagtatttaaaatgtattgctGTTTAACATTAGAAAAGAGGACCTGTTCTTTTCAGTGGACTTGTTAGCAAAAGCCTCATCTATTGGGGTAAAAAATGTTCAAGcctgaaatattttaagatttgaaGAAGCTTTTCATTCATTTGCTAGGTAAGTCacctacaaaatattttatagagtCAGTGAAATGTTTGGAACCCTTAATCTTTTCTGATACCTAAAAATCAAATTTGGCTATGGTATTTGTGGCACTTAAATTTGATTGTCTCTGTTCTTTGATTTTCAAATAGAAAGAAtctcaaaagaatgaaaaagatttgAAGATGTTGGAAAAAGAGGTAAGCAGTACTTTCAACTTACTGAAAAGTAAGTGCAATATAATGGAAAAAGAGTTACACATAGTTAAGAGACAAGGA includes these proteins:
- the NUDCD2 gene encoding nudC domain-containing protein 2, translating into MSAPFEERSGVVPCATPWGQWYQTLEEVFIEVQVPPGTRAQDIQCGLQSRHVALAVGGREILKGKLFDSTIADEGTWTLEDRKMVRIVLTKTKRDAANCWTSLLESGYAADPWVQDQMQRKLTLERFQKENPGFDFSGAEISGNYTKGGPDFSNLEK